A window of Eikenella corrodens contains these coding sequences:
- the aroE gene encoding shikimate dehydrogenase yields MPAPRYAVFGNPVAHSRSPAIHQMFATQEGITIEYERLLAEPGCFAQAAAAFFAAGGAGANVTVPFKTDACAWADSLSERARAAGAANTLINQTNGKIHADNTDGLGLVADISRNFQVALSGKRILIIGAGGAARGVILPLLECRPASLTIANRTAAKAQELAAIFGICAAELGQLPAAGLDIIINATSGSLSGQVPAIAPAVFAQCELAYDMAYGREPTAFMRFAAEAGAGRSADGLGMLVEQAAESYRLWRGFSPKTAPVLAALRAGEI; encoded by the coding sequence ATGCCTGCTCCCCGCTACGCCGTTTTCGGCAACCCCGTGGCCCACAGCCGCTCGCCCGCCATCCACCAAATGTTTGCCACCCAAGAGGGCATAACTATCGAATATGAACGATTGCTGGCCGAGCCGGGCTGCTTCGCCCAGGCCGCCGCTGCCTTTTTCGCTGCGGGCGGCGCGGGCGCAAACGTAACCGTGCCGTTCAAAACCGATGCCTGCGCCTGGGCAGACAGCCTTTCCGAACGCGCCCGTGCCGCCGGCGCAGCCAACACCTTAATCAACCAGACTAACGGCAAAATCCATGCCGACAATACCGACGGCCTCGGCTTGGTGGCCGATATCAGCCGCAACTTTCAGGTAGCCCTATCGGGCAAACGCATCCTCATCATCGGCGCGGGCGGCGCAGCGCGCGGCGTGATACTGCCCCTGCTCGAATGCCGCCCCGCCAGCCTCACCATTGCCAACCGCACCGCGGCCAAAGCGCAAGAGCTGGCTGCGATTTTCGGCATCTGTGCAGCCGAGTTGGGCCAACTGCCTGCTGCCGGTTTAGATATTATTATCAACGCCACCTCCGGCAGCCTGAGCGGCCAAGTGCCCGCCATTGCCCCTGCCGTGTTTGCCCAATGCGAACTCGCCTACGACATGGCCTATGGCCGAGAGCCCACCGCCTTTATGCGCTTCGCTGCCGAAGCAGGCGCGGGGCGCAGCGCCGACGGCTTGGGCATGCTGGTGGAACAAGCCGCTGAATCCTACCGCCTCTGGCGTGGCTTTTCCCCCAAAACCGCCCCCGTACTCGCCGCCCTGCGCGCGGGAGAAATTTAG